ATTAAATCTGACGCATCAGTTATACAAGATATGATAATTTCCGCCCCAGATATCAATTCTTGAACAGTGTCAACTATCTCAAATAGAGCATTGGTATATTCTTGAAATCTTTCTATAAAAGAGTCTGCTTGATTCTTATAACGCAGTAAACGAAATTTAACGCCTTTATTTGCATACAAAGATAATAAACACATCGCTGTCGCACGAGCTGTATTGCCCAACCCTATAAAAGAGAATGTATATGCATCAGATTTCTTCAATTTGTCTATAGACAATGCAGCAACTGCACCTGTTCGCATAGTTGTTATCCAATCCCCATCCATCAATGCAAGCAAATGCCCTGTTATACTATCATAAAGAAGTATATCACTACTTAATGCAGGTTCTCTACCATTTATTCGACACACTTCTTTTACACCAAAAAAACGATAAGGCTGAGGCAGCAATGCCGGCATAGAGGTGAAAAAATCATTACATTGCGGATGAACGCTTATTTTAGCAGGAAGTTGAGCTTCATATTTCATACGGAATGATTCATCAACCCAAGCCACACACTCCAAAGGAGATATATTCAAATCACGGATTTGTTTACTTTGAATAATAAGAACTTTATTCTTCATCTTATTTACAATGACTTTAAAATACCAATCAATTTTGCATTGTCTTCCCTATTCCTGATAGCCAGACGTATCAGGTTTCGTCCATTCATATGCGACTTCAAGCCACAGTTGCTGATAATGACATCATGCTCTATCAACTTTTGTGTCAGTTCGGCAGAAGTATATTTGTCTATAACCTCGCACAAGAAATAATTGGCCTGCGAAGGAATGACATGCAAGTATGTAATCTGCGTCAGCTCCCTAAAGAAGATTTCACGCTCTGCAATGAATTTCTGACACGCTTTTGCATAGTCTTTTTCGTACTTTCCATAAATCTGCAAATAGAACTCCGCAAAAGAATTGATGTTCCAAATGGAAACTTCTTTCTTTATATGAGCTATTAAATCCACGTTAGAAGATGCAAATACACCTAATCTTAAACCGGGTACGCCATAAGATTTACTGATAGATTTCATTACCATCATAGATGGATATTGCAGAAGTATATCATTATGCAATAAACTATTATCTGCATATCCCGTAGTAAAATCCACAAAACTCTCATCGACAATCAGGCGTATTTTCTTGCCTTCACACCAAGAAGCCAATCTAAGCACATCCTTCTTGGATATAAAGTTCCCGGACGGATTATCCGGATTGATAAGTAACAATAATGATATTGGCTTATCGTCATAAAAATCCATCAAGTCATCTGCTGTATAGGAAAAGTTCGTGTTTTGCGAAATATAAGCCACTATCTGTCCCGGACGAAGCCGGTTGGGATATTCGTCAAATGTAGGATAAATAATGCCAACCTTGTCACCTGCATGTTCTTCCATCACAACCTTGATAAGTTCGGCAGCACCATTACCCACCACAACAAACTCTTGCTTTATACCAAAATATTTACCTGCCAACAAAGAATTTACATACATACCCGAAGGGTATTCTGTGAGTAATGTATCGAAGTTGGCACGAAGCTCATCCTTCATGCGCTTAGATGGAAAAAATGGATTGACGAGGTAACAATAATCTAATAATTTAGGGAAACGCCAAAAACCTCCATAGCGCTTATGATATTCTTCATACTTAGTTTCACTACAAGAAAATATAGTTGAAGCAATATCCAAATCTTGTACATCATCTATCTCATACCATTTTTCATCCTGAATTGGTAAAGCTTTTAGAGTTGATGAATTAAGCAATGTCAACACACGCAATACCTGTTCATAGTATTCATTATTTCCCATCACCCGACTATAAGCATCAAGAAAAGGAACATATTCGTTTGTAGAGAACTCGCGGCTGAACTTGTAAATGTTTACCGTTTTATAGTAAACATCTGCATCTTCATATCTAAAGGCTTGCTTGGGCACAAAATTCACAATATTACAATCTGTGTCTATACGCACCATCGTACCATCCATCCATGTCTCATATTTGGCAACCAATGCCAAATTCGGATAAGCATCATCTACTATCATCGGGAAAAGTGCATCGTCAAATATCAAATCAGATTCAATAAGTAAAGTATCATCCTCCTGAAGCTCTTTTTTTGCCAATGAAAGCGAATAGATGTTATTGGTCTTGTCATATACAGGATTATCAATGTACTCTATCTTTATTCCCTTATATTCGCTACCAATATAATTCTTTAAATTTTCTCCTTTGTAGCCTATTACAATGACAACACGAGATAAAGCGAGCCTTGATAGTTGTGTCAATGTTCTATCAATAAGTGATATACCATTCACTTGTATCATACACTTGGTATTGTGTTGGGTCAAATCACCCAAACGTTTCCCCATGCCAGCGGCTAAAATTATTGCTTGCATAAAATAATTGTTTTTTGTAATAAAGCAAATTAAGTCAGAAGTTGAACAGATTCTTTGTTTAGAAGCTTTTTACTCCTTTTTCTGCAAAGTAAAGTTCCTGACACCCTGTCACCACTCTTGCGGCGGTGTCAGGGTGTCAAGATGCAAAGCGTCATCGGTTGCTGTAATCCAGTTTAAGGCGTTCATACAGCTCGTTGAGCACTGTGTGCAGCATGTGGGTGTCACCCTGATCTATGAGATGATCCAGATAAATCCGCAACACAGCAAAGTATTGAAAGAAATCCTTCTTCATGCCTTTTTTAAATCAGCATACGTGCTGCTACTCATACTGCCCAAACTGTGGCAGATTTGGTGGTTGGTGAAGCGCTCGCCATCTTGTGGGAACGACTTTTGCAGCAGATCCAGGAAGTCGCCCAGTTCTGCATAGGGGTGAAATTGTTTTTTCATCTCTGTGTAAAAAAATTAATTTGTGACACCCTGTCACCACCCTTGCATAACTTTTCCTTACGCACGCACGCGGGAGAAATTTATTTTTGAATCTGAAACTGAAATTCCACATGTATGCGCGTATATGGGAAAGTTGCACAAGGGTGGTGACAAGGTGTCAAGGTTGTTAATCTCCGTTAAATAATTCGGTATCGTTTACCACATAGAAGGTAAACGACCGATTTGCCCGTATGATTGATTATGCCCACCTTTGCGGACGTAACAAAAAACAATAATATGGAAAACACCACAGTCAGCCTTTTCAAAGGCTATGCGGACACTTGTCCGACAGAGGTCCCTCTAAAAAATATCATCGAACTGCTATGCAACAATCCGGCCGTGGCAGAGCACACAGCCAAACACCGCTACTATGCAGAGCAGGGACAATCTACCGCCGCCGCCCGCGAAAAGGCTTCGTGCCCCTGTTTCGCCGTAAGTGTACGCTTTGAAGGCGGAAAGCAGAAAGGCAACATCAGCCAATGGACGGGACTCTGCCCGGTGGACATAGACCACGTGCCGCCCGGACAGATGGAGCGTTGCATAAAGCTGATCAGGGAAGACCGGCATACCCTGCTCCAATACGTCACCATAGGCGGGCAAGGCATACGCATCATCTGCCGATATACCGGAC
Above is a window of Bacteroides helcogenes P 36-108 DNA encoding:
- a CDS encoding ornithine cyclodeaminase, with the protein product MKNKVLIIQSKQIRDLNISPLECVAWVDESFRMKYEAQLPAKISVHPQCNDFFTSMPALLPQPYRFFGVKEVCRINGREPALSSDILLYDSITGHLLALMDGDWITTMRTGAVAALSIDKLKKSDAYTFSFIGLGNTARATAMCLLSLYANKGVKFRLLRYKNQADSFIERFQEYTNALFEIVDTVQELISGAEIIISCITDASDLICSDNTLYNKGVLLLPVHTRGFQNCDLFFDKIYGDDRGHVCGFKNFSKFRVFDEFSNVLLSRNPGRENDEERIIAYNIGLGLHDILFACKIYERLNNAQFPFFMQEKETAKFWI
- a CDS encoding aminotransferase class I/II-fold pyridoxal phosphate-dependent enzyme, whose product is MQAIILAAGMGKRLGDLTQHNTKCMIQVNGISLIDRTLTQLSRLALSRVVIVIGYKGENLKNYIGSEYKGIKIEYIDNPVYDKTNNIYSLSLAKKELQEDDTLLIESDLIFDDALFPMIVDDAYPNLALVAKYETWMDGTMVRIDTDCNIVNFVPKQAFRYEDADVYYKTVNIYKFSREFSTNEYVPFLDAYSRVMGNNEYYEQVLRVLTLLNSSTLKALPIQDEKWYEIDDVQDLDIASTIFSCSETKYEEYHKRYGGFWRFPKLLDYCYLVNPFFPSKRMKDELRANFDTLLTEYPSGMYVNSLLAGKYFGIKQEFVVVGNGAAELIKVVMEEHAGDKVGIIYPTFDEYPNRLRPGQIVAYISQNTNFSYTADDLMDFYDDKPISLLLLINPDNPSGNFISKKDVLRLASWCEGKKIRLIVDESFVDFTTGYADNSLLHNDILLQYPSMMVMKSISKSYGVPGLRLGVFASSNVDLIAHIKKEVSIWNINSFAEFYLQIYGKYEKDYAKACQKFIAEREIFFRELTQITYLHVIPSQANYFLCEVIDKYTSAELTQKLIEHDVIISNCGLKSHMNGRNLIRLAIRNREDNAKLIGILKSL